aaaaggaggaattgAAATCAAAAAAGGGGCATAAATCTGCTGAATAGGGACGCAAATCGACCACAAAAGTGCCTTTTATAGCTATATTTCTGTCTTGAGATGGAACAAAACAAGCTTATTTTTCAGCTTCAATGGCAGCGAGACATGCATATGACTCAGACACGGTGACAGTCTGCGGGTTCTTTGGAGTGGATGAGAACGCCGGACTCTCACCGGAGATCCATTTCTCCATCGAACCAAACCAAGTCGATATCTCCGAACATCCATCTCTGCTCCTCCGCCTTTCTGAGGACACTGTCATTAATGTGGTGATGGAAAGAAGGAATAGATAAGAGTTTGGGTCATTAGCCTCATCTCTCACACAGTACTGTATCTTGGTCTCACCAGAGCactgctcctcatctctctgttgCCTTTCAGGCCGTCAAGCCGTCCGTCTGTCCGAGGGGGATCGATGCGCCTTCGACCCCGCTGATCAAAGCTttgcatctgtctctctttactACTCCTTTCCTTTGCTCTGTGCTTTCATCTATTcgggaaaaaaactgcagctttCTTGACAAGGGAGGCATGTTCACCACTAGTGTAAACACGATGACTGGCGTGCTTCTTTATTTGTCtgtcaaattaattttcccAAAATTGATGAACTCAGCCTCTGGCGATCATCAACCTTTCTTTGGATGAACGTACCACATGGCCgtatttttaaaccaaaatctACACGTAGTGAGAATAGGACGATAATAGTTGGATATAGGCTTTAATTTGAATCGATTGCTGTTTGAAAAtttaatcaataatttattGAATTCCTGATACCCCTACCCAGACATCATCATACACcactttttgaaatattctgTCCATTGTAACATTTATGTTTAATGCCCAAAAAGCAAAAGATCCACCACTCCGTCGACTTTATCTTAAAACTCTATCTTGCttctattcctcctcctcctcctcctcctccccccccccccttcctcactGCTGCATTTCCCTCCTCCAGCTTTATGTTTTGCACCTGACGACTGCTCGTCAAGGTCAAGCATGTGCAGACGTGCGTGCTcataaaacaaactgttttgacGTCACTGAAATGTTTCACCAGCACGATCTTTCTGTTTTACGAAACTTTGTAGCTTGAACCCACAAGGTTGAGATAAAGATATACATGTTTTAAGTGGTAAAGCTGCAATACATATGTTTGCTCTGCTTCATTTTCAATATCCCACTCCACTGATGAAGTCCCAACATTATGATGATCACGTTGCCTTCTTCATTAATTTATGCCATAACATTACATTAAGACCTCCTTTTGTCATCACTGTGGTGTTTCCTAATTTCCCCTCATACGTTAAGGTTTTTGCAGTTAACTACAGATTCCTATTTGTTTGTCTATTTCCCGTTTATTCGTGGGAATTTAATATgttttccatcttctcttcttttttcacatcAAGCCTCTCAGGGTGTACCATGCActgactgtacagtatgtgtgtatgtgcgtgttcTTTGAATGACGTAGAAGTACTCGGCGGCCTCGCTCTGCAGCATCACCACCGAGGTGCTGAAGGTGCTCAACGCCACAGAGGAGCTGATTGGCGAGGCGGGGCGCGAGAGCTTCACGCCGTCCGAGTCCATGAGCGCTTCTCCGATCTCCAGCAGCTCCGAGACCCGCCGGCTGGACCAGACGCTGACCAAGATGGAGGAGAATGTCAGTTAGTCACCGGCTGCAGTCCAATATTTTATTCCCATCACTGGACTCCATCCTTTTGTGTGGTTATGATGTGGTGACTCTGTCTCAATGGGAACTTACAGTGAAGCTCATCTTCTCCATGCAGGTGTACCTCGCTGCTGGTGCTGTGTATGGCCTTGAGGGGGCGCTGGGGGACCTGGAGCAGTGTGCCCGCAGCATTAGCAGTGGTACCACGGACACAGAGCTGGCTTTCCTGGAAGACCAGGTCGCCACTGCAGCCGCTCAGGTCCAGCATTCTGAAATACAGGTACTGGGGGAGATTTTTCTCTCCGAGCTCAGCGTGGATTTTTATGAATACCAGTTGTCAAGTTCTTGTGCATTATCCTCTGACCAAAACTAAATGAACATTACAAGAAGAGTTGCATCAATCATGTTGTATTGGATCATATTCAAATGGAATGAagcccttctctctccctgtttaaAGATATCAAACATTGAGTCCAGGATATCCGCTCTGAAAACAGCTGGGTTGAACGTGGCCGTCTGTAATCGCTTCTCCAAGTACAAGCCCAAGGATAAGGTATCCCCCCGCCCTTCAAGTTCCCCCGGGGACTTACCCACACAGCCACGCACACAGTATTATTGATAAGCCATAAGGTCACCTCCGATATAGAGTATGTGAGAGCAAATATATATTggtctggttgtgtgtgttaacattttatcataaagggaaagggaaagaaaaatgagaacatactgtatatagtagTTTGAAGTGTTTAATACAGATTCTCTTGTTACAGCCTCAAACTCTTGATTCATCACGCCATCAAAGACGGAAGCTTCCAGCACCTCCTCTGAAAGGTTTGTGTGAGCAGAAATACAGTCAATAAAATTTCAACAATTTTTCAAACAGCATTTTTAGAATAATTTTGCAAATTGTGATGCAAGTGGACACTGTAGTTTAGTGTTGATAATAAAAACGTCTTTTATTATGTATCCATTCAATTTCTTGTTTTAGGACTGTTTGTCGaggattaaatattaaaaaagtatgaatgtatggataaaaacaaatcaaataaactTCTCAAGTTGGATTAGCCGTCTTCTGTCGTGCAGAATAATCGACGTTGTCAGCACCGGAGCAAAATTATTTTCCAATCAATCAGTTTTCGATTCATGGCCAAATAACTTCCCATTTTCAATACTTGAAAGAATCAATGATCTGTATCTTCTCTGTCGTTAATGTAATGATCCAAGACGTGGAAGgcatctgctgctgtgatgttCTAGTCACCCACTTCTTTATCAGCCTTCAGGTTAACCAAAAGTAAAGTGAGTGTGCTGACCCGTGCCGACCTACACAGAGTACCGCGTCAATCCATGCTCTCTTAACACACGGCTCGTGTACCCTCCGcgtgtgatagtgtgtgtgtgtgcgcgcgcgtgtgagaCAGAAACATTGAGAGTGACACAGAGACGAGTGGACACCTTCATTCGCCATTAGTTAACGTCACACATTTTGCGCTTTGTCCTGGAAGAAGAGATCGGTCACTGAATGGACGGGGACGTGTGAATACATCTGCTAGAAAAAAGGGGAACTGAAAAGCTCCATTAGATGTGAAGGAGACAAAATGGAAACGCGCACGGTGCAGGGGGATAAGGCTGTTTTTTTACCAACCAACAAGAAGTCGGTTCCCTTTTCATGTCGGTGAATGGCCTTTTTTCAGttgtcttcattttctttttgtcttattttgtttCTTCAGCAGCATTCCGCACAATAGCTCTGATTCAGGGTGGCTTTTTCCACGAGCTCATTCATGGCTACTTAGACCGCATGGTGGTCAATGAAGCAAAACCAAGATTGTATAATTGATTCCTGCTTAGAGTGTCCTTTTTCAAATCTATCATACAGTATGATCTAAATGAACAAGAAGACTGTCCCGACATGTAAAATCAGCTGTGTTCATCCAAATCATACGTTACTGGCAGTTTCCCTAacccttctctctttctgcacaaggacatttctttttaaaatgctacTTCTACTAACGCTGGGGCGTTTTGCATTTCAGAAGTGTCGGAGCCCGAGCAGCAGTTGAAAGTGTTTCGTCCACAGTGACAGTGAGCAGCACCACAAGTCCCTCAGGGGGCCACTTCAGAGCCCCAGGGACAGGGGCCCTTCTCATCCAGTGCCTTGACCCAGCGTCCGCCTCCGGCTCCAAAGCCAAGCAGGGACCAACACCTGCCCTGTGAGACCCACCGAGCACGCAGCCCTAAGACAGGCACTGCAACACGTCAAGGAAAGGCCTCCCAGAAGACGTGACTGCCGTTCTTCTCTTTTGccacttttccattttttctcaTCGTCGCCACGGACATAAAAACGTCGTTAAGCAATGTTGACTCGACAGTCGGTATCTCTGCCTTAAAATCTGCAAACACTCCCCGTGATCCAAgtcccaaaaaaaccaacatctgtttgggcaaagaaaaaaataatttcctccttctgtctgtTTGCAGAGTTTTGTGATTTGGTGTACAATGAAGATGAGGCGAAATCATGTGAGTCTTTCTGCGAGTCAGCGTCCAACAAAGAGGCGGGGACGTGTAAAAACGTGCCCcttaagtgtttttttgggggatgcTTGTCAGtttacacacattcaaagagacacacacagatgttatTCCTAATCATTGTAACACCTCGGCCATTTTGaaccaattttaaaaaatccaccTGCCAGAAAAATagtgtttaaatgtaaaatgtgtgacGGCCAAAATGTCTTGTGGCAATAAATGAACACAGAGCACACATGAGAAACATGTCGCTCCTAGTGGAAAAGGCTTAAAAACAAACCCGGTTTAAAGAAAAGTGCAACtcctttttgaaatgtgcttaTATCTTGCTGAGGGGTTAGATAAGAAGATCGATACcactcatgttttgtttttaactcgGCTACATTTAATGAGATTCTGGCATCTTATTTAGCGTACATGACACGAGAGATGTATTTTCATGTAACTAACATCAAGAAAGCGAATTAACGTATTTTCCCCAAAATGCCAACTCTAATAATGTTTTCTGGTTCTGAAAGCATTTTAATTACTGATATTTTTAAGAGCCTGTCCTGGATGCAGTATTCTTCAACCCAAagtcattttctccctctctcgtcaCTTTCTTTGTTTACTCTCAAACGCCGTGGCCTTTTGTCTGAACAAAAGGGtttcttcatgttttccttttgctggGTTATGTCCCGCAACTCTTGCGTTGCACTCGGAGAATCCTGTAAAGATTTTTACATACACGTGGTCCGATGGGCTACTTGACAAATGCCATGAAACCATGATTTTGTtacaaacaatttatttttctacttaCTGAACATTTTTATGCAATAccactgggggggaaaaaaaagaagaaatattgcAAATTAAAAAGGCTTTATTCTCTCCTCGGAGGAGCCCCTCCTCAGTCAGTCCTCTCGCGTGCGGCGACTCCAAGTGCTTTCAGTGTCTGTCTGCGTTTACCATTTGATATTCTGCCAGTAATGACGATGGTAAATGCTGCGAAAACGCGGTTGGCAACAGGCATTTAAGGAGCGGCTGGTACAGTTCCCACTGTTTGTACCTCCTAACATTAGGTTCGAGAATACTGccttacattttttgggggttcttttacttttactctgTGATCACTTACATTAGTTAGACTATCAGTTGTCCATGCACACAGctgtcaaagttttttttttgctttggctGCAGCTTAAGAGCGCGGTGGGGTTGCCTGCGGGGACTGCTTGAACCGAAAGGTGTGATGATCTCCCGTGTGAGTGCATTGTCCTTTCTACCAGTGACCATCCTTTCACATCTCTTTTGCACATTGATCCTGTACTTTTGTCAACCTCGTTCTCCGGAGGTGTCGCTGTATAAAGTAAAAGCATGTTTCTGGTTTTATCaaatggatgtaaaaaaaaaaatgattccccatGAGAAGCACAGCCACAAGGGTCCAATCATCAGTGTCCTGTATttttctaatgtaaaaaaaaaagaaggtatatCATCACAGAATTtgttaatatatgtatatgtgtgaaaAAGACGGATATGATATAGACTAATGTGTGTATTGCCCAATCATAGTTGACCAATCTTTTGGTGTCGTGTGCAAGAGACTGCGTGTAAACGTCATGACCTGTGAAGCTGGATTCACGCAGGACGTCTAATTTTCTAACTGCCTTCCAGATACTCGGAAATAATGAGATTCACTACAATATTACTTTTGTTCCTGTTTGAATCCAGTGTGAATGACCTTGAAGAGGTTCGATGTGCACAGCTCCACTTTTATGTGCAATCGTTTGTTGCAATCCATACGACATGTCGGGGAAAAtattaatgtgcaaaaaataCAGATTCTCTATGTGCCAGAGTACTCTGAGGAAAGCAAATGtattatgaaatgaataaaatttgCAAACATTAAGCCGCCtcctttgaaagaaaatgtttgttgtgcCCCTGCACATACATCAATGGGATCAACACATTTAATCGCAACACCCTTATTTATTAATCAAtatagaatacatttttttatgtacagaTACATTTGAAGGAGTTATTTCATCAAGGGTCATGTCAACCAATGCCTCAGAACAGACACCAGAGAGAAATACGTACAGTCAGGCGCTTGCGCAAAAGAGTAAATTACCTTCATCAACATACAAAATCAAGACACTCAGGGTTTGTGGGTGACAGGGAGAGGACACACCGTCATGGTAACCAATCCCTGTCTTCTCCATCCAGCACTTTCTCCAGGTTCTCTTTGTTTCTTAGGCTGTTGAGGAGCAGCTCCAGCGTCCTGGCGACAGGTTGCATCCCCCCGCTGCCCAGAGCACCCGCGCTGCTGTGCCTCTTCCCGAAGCGCCCGATGGGTCTCACCCCACGCCCCACGTACCAGAATGGATCTATCTCTGGACCTGGACCACACACAGTCATCGGTACAAATTGTTATTAAGTATCACAGCATGCGATCAATATTAACAGCTCTGTTTAGGAACATATTGGTGCttaatcaaaaaacaaaaaaggctaAGTATAATCATTATAAGACCAAACAGGATTATTTAATACTAGTGggtacttttttttgtcctaaagataaataaatacattttgacgtGATACTTAATGGATATTTTTAACCCATGAAgtcaaacatttttacttttcagttttttatgtctttttgaaGTTCAAGTAGGATTGATGCTTCAAAGAATTTAATATGGAGAAACAATTTGTTGGTCTTCTGTATTCAATCCTCCGTTCATAAATTCAAATGAGAATAAAAGAGATCCTGAAGCAACGCAAGAACATTATTGTCATATTTATTATATAGTATAAAAggacattattaataataagaagaagaagaacccaGTAGAATTGTTAAGTATATAGAATAAAGTATGAAAACAGAATATTCACTCTTCAACCTATATGCGCAATCTATGGCAAAGCATTAATGTGAATATATCAATTCAAATATATGGTTACAGTTATACTGGCAATTCAGTAACAACAATGAGTGCATCAATAACCATTGAGTTGAGCATGTatttcttaaatattaataatatgaaGATTAACTGGTTTAATGGGTTTTGTAACGCATTATCACAAATTTATTTGTAAAGTTCTTATAATAAAGgtaatatttaaacattatttccCCATGTAaatgacaggaaaataaaaccataaaaaagagaaagtagaaTAAGGTTATGAACTTACCACTGAGAGTCACAAACAGACAATAAACATATATAATAAGTGATGAATAtgatttgtcttgtttgtccCCTTGACATCTTCCTTCTCAATCTCCACACAGTTATTTCTTCAAGACAATCCGAGCAGGtttcaaacccccaaaaatgtaaTGACATGGCATATAAATCCGACTCTTACTTCTATTGTCGACATTGTGAACGATGTGGAAGTCGTGCTCCACCCTGGTGCTGTGAGCGCTgctgaggctggaggagaggaggaggagcagcgccAGGGCTGCGGGCAGCCAGCGGCTCGTCAGGACGCAGTGTCGGACATCAGGCAGCATGCTGTGGAGTCACTCAAGGCActggagaggacggagggacaACTGGTCAGTGACACGTCAGCCACTGCTAGAGGGGATACTCAAAaatcagaacaaaacaacaaagtctGAAGGACCAAAAGACCTCAAAAATATCCTCGAGACATGTCTGATTATCACTATAAATCGAATtttgaatagaatagaaaacttCCTGCTAGAAACATTTTTTACCAGGAATATTCCCATTGACATTCAAATGCTCTTTTGCGAGGGAGTGCTTGTCAAGATAGCAGCTTAAAAAGAGGATCAACGaatggaacaaaacaacaaaccacaaaaaaagtaCGTAAAAGAGCCAAGTGACACAAAACGAACTACATCAGTGAATTAACCAATGCTCAAGATCGGAAATGTGCATCCAGTGGTCAGGACAGCCCTTAATCCTATTCTTGTAATCTACAAGTTCAAGGTATCTCTGTAGCTCACACCAAGAAGAAGGGGCAAAAACCTTAAAAAGCTGGTAGAACAATACTCGTAAGAGATGAAGTAGGATTAAATAATTTAAACCACGTCACTGAGCAACAAAACCTCACACGGGAATATTATCCTAGATGTTGAACTGACTTAAAAACTCTCTATCAGGACCATTAGGAACTCATATCTGTCACTATGAGTCCCGCAACAACTACCACAGGCTGTTCTACAGTCTCTCAATGTAGTGAACACAAATCCACCTGAAGTGTCTtaatataatgaaaaataaccaTCACATATGTATAACATGCATAACATAATCTCCACAGAACGGTCTCTTACCCTGAACTTTGGTAACAGGCTGAGGTTAGCTGGCGGAGGTCTGCGGTCGTTGGCGTTGAGCAGGTGGGCTCCACCTTATATACCCTCGCTgcccataacacacacacacacacgcacacacacacacacacactaacacacacaccgatcCCAGACATTCAGGATGCATCATCTCCcccttcctcgcctcctctcctcctcccactcatcaaaccccccctccctcacccctcaGACAAAGGGGGGGTCTGGTTTTGGAGTTTGCCTGATGTCTGTCACGTAGCAGAGTAGTCCATCAGCGGGCCGGTGACATGCGGACGACTTTGAATCAGTGTGCTCGGGGAGACCCAGTGGCTCAAGTGGGCCTGTCAGACAATGACTGCGGTGGGCGGTTTTTGATGAGTCTTCCATCATTCAGCCTGATTACAGGGCACCGGGCAGGACCCAATCAGCTGCTGCGCAGACCCTCAGTGTGGTCTTTAACAGACTGTCTCGTCACCACGAGCCATTTCTCAGTcctggaattaaaaaaataaactttgacaTGAGACTCATGAGACATTTTAACCCGTAAAGTCAACCAAAACATGGCCATTTGTCGCATGTCCGGTTTGACCTTtcaggtttttatgttttggttcCCTGGACTTTATATGGAGAAATGATTTGCTTGGTCTTCCACAATTAAccttccatttatttttataaaatgagAATATTGGGGATCCTGAAGCAACACTGACAACTGGAACATTATGGTAATACTTATTGTTATATTAATTTGGACTAATTCACTGCAATatagtacatacagtacatataaaACGGTGTATTACATTAGAATTGTAATGTAATACAGTATAAAGTATAAAGAAAATAGCAGAGTGACAAAATATTCACTCTTCAACCTGTGTGCAATCTATGATAAGTCTTtcatgtgaatatatataattCAGATATATAGTGACAGTTACATTGGCAGTTTGATAATGGCAATGGATGCATCAATAAGCATACAGATTTTGGGGAATTGTGAAATATGATACCTCATTGGTTAAAGGTGTGCCATACCTTCTTCAACCTGTGTGCATCCTGCGGTAAACCATTCAAATGATGTGAATATATAATCATACATGCAACCAACTGGCTTTTGGTTGCATCTCCTTTTACTTTGTTCAATTCAAAACTAACCCGACGCgtttaaaagacaaaagcagagTAGCAGGAAGGATcggtggcagaaaaaaaaagaccaccatAAAACTGATTCAGGGAGGAGTACGAGCTATAAATGCCAAGCATGTCACCGGTACATGTGCTGACGGGTGACAGCGATGACTCACGAGTGAGAGGCGAGGACGGGAAGAATCTCCGCCAGTCAGTTGTAGTCAGTTGTGGCGTCGCCTTCAGGTCCCAAAACGATCACTGTAAAGGTCAAGATCACGTGACAGTGTTATGCAAAACGTAAGCAGCCACGGCAAAAGATGTGCAAAACATACAGCAAAGGGTTTTTGGTATGGATACTTATTGAAGGATTAAATTGTTTTccgctcagaaaaaaaataccatgaTGCACTCGTGTCACCTTCCCACAGCCGAACAAATCCATTCTGTCGGAGATGTGGAGCTAAAACGAGTTGTTGATGTGTCAGTAGAGAATGATCTGTTGGTTACtatgttttttaatcagttCCTTTCGGACCGGTTTTGGATGACACCGCTTTGCACTCTGGGACATTGTGATAAGAATTTCTCacaattatttgaatatttgcacGGGTCTTgaggaaatgaatgtaacaCAAGTGATTTTAGATCAGAAAAATACAGCTATTGATGTGCATTTGGGTGTAAGTCGGTATATAACGTGGACCTATTCACCCTACCGTGCACAATGTCCTTATATATAACTACACGATATATTAGAAGGATATTATTGCCCCGTGTGACGCagttgtgtgtgcagagctccACCCTGGGGGGGCACTTTGGTTGCTCAGATTAGggcattacattcattttgcagacgCTTTTGGCCAAAGTGACTTACATTGAGGGCCTTAGGGCACTCGTTGATATGACCTGgattcgaccccccccccccccaagttaGCGGTGTAACCCACCAAGCCGTACCAGCCATCATTTGTCATAGATTGCCATCAGACTTAGCGACGCAGAGTTTGGCTGCAATAATGAGAAGATAACTACCGGAGGATCCATAAAACAATAAAGGGAAATTGATTTACCATATGAGGAAATCTTTATTTGAAAAACCAAGTTTGGGATTTTTGTTGTTAGGCGCCCAGTCACAGGCAGATGAGTAAGGTCTGGCGCTGCTGGGCTCAAAACACATTTAGGGAGAAGGTCATAAGGCATTAGTGGTGTTACGTgcagagacagttttttttttttatccccttccctctctgacatgtgaaaaaatgtcctcctcctcgtcgtcatGGTCTCATCAGCACCTGATTGAGCTGCTTCATCCTCCCCGCGTCGCCTGTGTTCCTGTGAGTGGACGCGCAGCAGGGGGCGCCTGCCACACTCCCTGCGTCTGTTACACATTGTGAGGTATCATGACATCACAAGCAAGAGGGTGGGTTTCATGTCAGAAAAGTATTGAATTCATAGAAACTAGCAGTTGCAGTGCGTGTGAAGCTTAGAGAGGAGATTCCCTTGATATTGTGGGACACGAGAGCTCTGAGAAATGCGGTATTGATTGTGAAACCCCCGCCCGCAGGAGGATTAACAGCTCGACCCAGCTGAGCTTTGTGGTCTAAATCATTCCCCGTTTTGTGCTACAGTAAATTTTGTTAATTGCCTCATAATTCCTGACCgacacacaaagtgtgtgtgggcCGGGACATTCATTGAACCTGCTTGGTTTAGCATCGCCCCTGAAAAAGACTAAAC
This window of the Scophthalmus maximus strain ysfricsl-2021 chromosome 21, ASM2237912v1, whole genome shotgun sequence genome carries:
- the prlh2 gene encoding prolactin releasing hormone 2 codes for the protein MLPDVRHCVLTSRWLPAALALLLLLSSSLSSAHSTRVEHDFHIVHNVDNRSPEIDPFWYVGRGVRPIGRFGKRHSSAGALGSGGMQPVARTLELLLNSLRNKENLEKVLDGEDRDWLP